One Pochonia chlamydosporia 170 chromosome 5, whole genome shotgun sequence DNA segment encodes these proteins:
- a CDS encoding Chromo domain protein (similar to Metarhizium robertsii ARSEF 23 XP_011410887.1), whose product MFRPKTPCWNLGMKRANPQKVTISLIGSMPDPESGQDGLVTSAARHGRDVMENGENGSHAFYFTDANYGYICRYNREVKKRGRLPASATVKFHSESQRPVSQNTSTRNDEFTSQSSPPSASPSSRSGATDRQPTTLSARAEHGSPGDKSSQVEDDQPVSASANVASRSQRPSEKRRRLSTSMSVPSLIQSGLRSYSHSESHSFRPRAGSSSVAFLDNHIPESEALISDESAGYPSPANANGPYEYRRNRDHRGSFRSAASNEVVRESFSTAAAVQDGPSPDLLQKAPTEDCCYRFLDPVLPFIRNILPASVACELLDIFLTDPGSSLFRGASPYILTRIFRRKSILHPTNPRYATPALLATILWCVAQTADVMLLHVPGTQTRIAGVVSTV is encoded by the exons ATGTTCAGACCCAAGACTCCATGTTGGAATCTGGGGATGAAACGGGCCAATCCCCAGAAGGTGACGATATCCCTCATCGGGAGCATGCCAGACCCAGAAAGCGGACAAGACGGGCTTGTGACAAGTGCAGCACGTCACGGACGCGATGTGATGGAGAATGGTGAGAATGGTTCGCATGCTTTTTATTTCACAGACGCAA ACTATGGCTATATTTGCCGGTATAACAGGGAGGTCAAAAAGCGAGGCCGCCTGCCGGCATCTGCTACAGTGAAGTTCCATTCTGAATCACAGCGTCCCGTATCTCAAAATACGAGTACTCGTAATGATGAATTCACATCTCAATCATCGCCTCCATCAGCATCTCCTTCCAGTAGGTCGGGGGCTACGGACAGGCAACCTACAACGCTGTCCGCACGAGCAGAGCACGGTTCTCCGGGTGATAAGAGTTCGCAGGTGGAGGATGATCAGCCAGTATCTGCTTCCGCGAATGTAGCCTCTCGCAGTCAAAGGCCTTCTGAGAAAAGGCGCCGACTGTCTACATCCATGTCCGTCCCATCACTTATACAGTCCGGCCTACGAAGCTACTCCCACTCCGAGTCTCATTCGTTTCGCCCTCGTGCAGGGTCATCATCGGTAGCATTCTTGGACAATCATATTCCAGAATCCGAAGCACTCATCTCAGATGAAAGTGCGGGATATCCGTCTCCAGCAAATGCCAATGGACCTTATGAGTACCGCCGAAACCGCGATCATCGTGGGTCGTTCAGATCTGCCGCCAGCAACGAAGTAGTGAGGGAGTCATTCAGTACTGCAGCTGCCGTCCAAGATGGCCCATCGCCTGACTTGCTCCAAAAGGCGCCCACTGAAGACTGTTGTTATAGGTTCCTTGACCCAGTCTTGCCTTTCATACGGAACATCCTTCCGGCTTCGGTGGCATGCGAGCTGCTTGACATCTTCCTTACCGATCCAGGGAGCTCGCTTTTCCGAGGCGCTTCACCATACATTCTGACGCGCATCTTCCGCAGGAAGTCCATTCTGCATCCGACGAACCCGAGGTATGCTACACCTGCTCTGTTGGCTACAATCTTGTGGTGTGTTGCCCAAACAGCAGATGTAATGCTCTTGCATGTACCGGGAACTC AGACCCGGATCGCTGGCGTCGTATCCACGGTATGA
- a CDS encoding glucose/galactose transporter (similar to Verticillium alfalfae VaMs.102 XP_003004602.1) yields the protein MTTKPSFWKRRSLRVRDDSRTNAAEMTLRQSLVPICLVTVLFFLWGFSYGLLDTLNKHFQNTLGIDKSRSAGLQAAYFGAYPLASLGHAAWILRHYGYRAVFIWGLCLYGVGALLAIAAIKAKSFGAFCALCGPPKFAEIRINISQAFNGIGSVVAPVMGSYVFFNFPDNEALKNVQWVYLAIAAFVLLLAVVFFFSDIPEITDADMEFQASEANAEDNKLPFRKQYRLFHASFAQFCYTGAQVAIASYFINYVTETRKDTTSSLASQLLAGAQGAFAVGRFAGVGLMHFFKPRAVFGVYLTLCMVFIIPAIAKGDNTGLAMLYITLFFESICFPTIVALGMRGLGRHTKRGSGFIIAGVVGGAAVPPLMGYVADKYTTQLSMVVPLCFFVGAWTYAFAVNAVPWYKNTIDAYTAAEVGVDPATNGSSDVEKQKAVDGDVVVVSARERGHCV from the exons ATGACTACCAAACCATCTTTCTGGAAGAGGCGGTCTCTTCGCGTCCGTGATGATAGCAGAACTAATGCTGCCGAGATGACCTTGCGTCAGTCTCTGGTCCCCATTTGTCTTGTTACagtcctcttcttcctctgggGCTTCTCTTACGGTCTTCTTGATACTCTGAACAAACACTTCCAGAATACCTTAGGTATTGACAAGTCCAGGTCTGCTGGTCTTCAAGCTGCTTACTTTGG CGCCTATCCTCTGGCGTCGCTGGGCCATGCTGCTTGGATTTTGCGGCATTATGGGTACCGTGCTGTATTCATCTGGGGCCTCTGCTTATATG GTGTTGGAGCATTGCTTGCTATCGCGgccatcaaagccaagaGTTTCGGTGCTTTCTGCGCCT TATGCGGGCCGCCCAAGTTTGCCGAAATTCGAATCAATATTTCACAAGCCTTCAATGGTATTGGTTCAGTGGTTGCGCCGGTTATGGGTTCATacgtcttcttcaatttccCCGATAATGAGGCGCTCAAGAATGTACAATGGGTCTACTTGGCGATTGCGGCCTTCGTGTTACTCCTGGCTGtcgttttcttcttttctgaCATTCCAGAAATCACTGATGCGGACATGGAATTCCAAGCTTCGGAAGCCAATGCAgaggacaacaagttgcCTTTCAGAAAACAATACAGATTATTCCATGCTTCATTTGCGCAATTCTGCTACACAGGTGCCCAAGTCGCCATTGCAAG CTACTTCATCAACTACGTCACGGAGACACGGAAGGACACTACCAGCTCTCTGGCCTCTCAATTATTGGCTGGTGCCCAAGGTGCATTCGCTGTTGGCCGTTTTGCCGGTGTCGGTCTAATGCACTTTTTTAAGCCCAGAGCAGTATTTGGCGTATACTTGACTCTTTGCATGGTCTTCATTATCCCAGCCATTGCAAAGGGTGACAACACCGGTCTGGCAATGCTATATATTACTTTGTTCTTCGAGTCCATCTGCTTTCCGACCATTGTTGCCCTCGGTATGCGAGGACTTGGTCGTCACACAAAGCGTGGATCTGGGTTTATTATCGCTGGTGTTGTCGGTGGTGCCGCTGTACCACCTCTCATGGGCTATGTGGCTGACAAGTACACAACCCAACTGTCTATGGTGGTGCctctttgcttttttgttGGTGCCTGGACATATGCGTTTGCCGTCAATGCTGTACCCTGGTACAAGAATACTATTGACGCATACACAGCTGCGGAAGTTGGCGTTGATCCTGCTACTAACGGTTCCAGTGACgtggagaagcagaaagccgtggatggggatgttgtAGTTGTATCCGCACGTGAGCGAGGTCACTGCGTTTGA
- a CDS encoding 3-oxoacyl-(acyl-carrier-protein) reductase (similar to Metarhizium robertsii ARSEF 23 XP_007817488.1) translates to MTDVKTRRSAPEHLEHLSSPKRQRIQDPSPSNPITASTSATMTQTNGVSYTPLQGKVYGITGGASGIGLATSQALSRKGATVCIADIDPKAMKEAEEYFGGLGAPHMITRVDVSKRKQVDDWVTSIIEKYGRLDGAANVAGVIGKDHGIASVAELDDDEWDKIIGVNLTGTMYCLRAELRNVVDGGSIVNVSSIHGLKGKFPPNQAQHVHAAYDASKHGMVGLTKAAALENGDREIRVNSVAPGAIYTPLMQKNWDFAGRPKDAPFDDPSAFKRQGTAEETANVIVFLLGPESTFVSGSVYQVDGAWI, encoded by the exons ATGACTGACGTCAAAACGCGACGCTCGGCACCAGAGCACCTCGAGCACTTGAGCTCTCCCAAGCGGCAGCGCATCCAAGACCCAAGCCCTTCAAATCCCATCACTGCATCGACTTCTGCAACCATGACGCAAACAAATGGAGTTTCATATACTCCCCTACAAGGGAAGGTGTATGGCATTACAGGTGGCGCAAGCGGCATCGGTCTGGCTACGTCGCAAGCACTCTCCCGCAAAGGGGCGACAGTGTGCATTGCAGACATTGATCCCAAGGCCATGAAAGAAGCTGAGGAATACTTTGGGGGCTTGGGGGCGCCGCACATGATCACGAGGGTGGACGTCTCGAAGCGAAAGCAGGTTGACGACTGGGTTACGTCCATCATTGAGAAGTACGGGCGTCTGGATGGTGCGGCAAATGTCGCAGGCGTGATTGGCAAAGATCATGGAATTGCATCCGTTGCTGAgctggatgacgacgagtgGGATAAGATTATTGGCGTAAACTTGACAGGCACAATGTATTGTCTGCGGGCTGAGCTGCGGaacgttgttgatggtggttccattgtcaatgtctcGTCAATTCATGGACTAAAAGGCAAGTTTCCCCCAAATCAAGCACAACACGT ACACGCCGCCTACGATGCCAGTAAACACGGTATGGTCGGTCTCACCAAGGCGGCCGCCCTCGAAAACGGCGATCGTGAGATCCGTGTAAACTCCGTTGCTCCCGGCGCCATCTACACCCCACTGATGCAAAAGAACTGGGACTTTGCGGGAAGACCCAAAGACGCGCCGTTTGATGATCCTTCTGCATTTAAGAGACAAGGCACGGCAGAGGAGACGGCAAACGTCATTGTGTTCCTGTTGGGCCCGGAGAGTACATTTGTTAGTGGGAGCGTGTACCAGGTGGATGGGGCTTGGATATAA
- a CDS encoding O-methyltransferase (similar to Metarhizium acridum CQMa 102 XP_007813160.1) produces MSSAEAPAYTAPPENALAGVPPHIIKLLDQLHAKSLDQESKITKDDFKERTQAEVMRDKFIALDQNKAQYVYALCRATGARTIVEAGTSFGVSTIYLALAAAANAAGGGKPARVIATEHEPTKAAVARENWNECGKDVVDVIDLREGDLRETLKENLEDVDLLLLDIWTPMALPTLQVVQPKMRPGAVVITDNTIGSVNGYKDLLEYLRGPQSSFINLTLPYNKGLEMSIYVPK; encoded by the exons atgtcATCAGCCGAAGCACCAGCATATACGGCTCCCCCAGAAAACGCACTGGCTGGTGTGCCAcctcacatcatcaagctccttgaccaacttcaCGCCAAGTCTCTGGACCAAGAGTCCAAGATTACCAAGGATGACTTCAAGGAACGCACACAAGCTGAAGTAATGCGCGACAAGTTCATCGCCCTCGACCAGAATAAGGCTCAGTATGTGTATGCACTTTGCCGTGCGACCGGTGCGAGAACCATCGTCGAAGCCGGAACCTCGTTTGGTGTCAGCACCATTTACCTGGCccttgctgcggctgccaatgctgctggTGGAGGCAAACCCGCTAGAGTGATTGCAACGGAGCATGAGCCGACCAAGGCGGCGGTAGCAAGAGAGAATTGGAACGAGTGTGGGAaagatgtggttgatgtcATTGACCTTCGTGAGGGTGACTTGAGGGAAACTCTCAAGGAGAATCTCGAGGATGTGGATCTTTTATTATTGGATA TTTGGACCCCGATGGCACTGCCGACGCTGCAGGTTGTTCAGCCCAAGATGCGACCAGGTGCAGTTGTTATCACTGACAACACGATCGGTTCCGTGAATGGGTACAAGGATCTCTTGGAGTATCTGCGTGGGCCGCAGAGTTCATTCATCAATTTGACACTGCCGTATAATAAGGGCTTGGAGATGAGTATTTATGTTCCAAAGTAG
- a CDS encoding alkaline proteinase precursor (similar to Fusarium graminearum PH-1 XP_011316519.1), producing the protein MVSVKQVVFAVFALAGQTIAGDNAVFDKYIITLKDGVSGRSFDKHMKWIKDVQSRVPSRNRGSGVEKKYNTDFGYNGYVGSFDEATLAEIRASPEVQAVEKDAPVYLSVMPEEDTKLQRRARKLGKRAEVEQKNAPWGLATVSHRYPNALEYNYNDAAGRDTYAYVVDTGVRQTHNEFDGGRVLQGYTAFDSHEDSFGHGTHVAGTIAGKTYGVAKEANIIAVKVFNGSSSTMEITLGGFNWAVTDILKNNRTGRAVISMSFGGGATEAFNTAVDRASAHGVVSVASAGNSYDDSSYYSPASAKSAICVGAIGQSWYMADFSNFGPNNDIFGPGVGVLSSWIDDDKSTRKLSGTSMAAPHISGLVLNAMSVNGITGVEPVTQHLIKTATRNKIEGGVHGSPNLIGNNNVPGQWQ; encoded by the exons ATGGTAAGCGTTAAACAGGTCGTTTTTGCGGTATTTGCACTTGCGGGGCAGACCATTGCAGGTGACAATGCCGTTTTCGACAAGTACATTATCACACTGAAGGATGGGGTCAGTGGACGCTCGTTTGACAAACACATGAAGTGGATTAAAGATGTCCAGTCGAGGGTTCCATCCCGGAATCGTGGCTCTGGTGTCGAGAAGAAGTACAATACCGACTTTGGATACAATGGCTATGTTGGATCCTTTGATGAGGCTACACTGGCTGAAATCAGGGCCAGCCCCGAG GTCCAAGCTGTTGAAAAGGATGCCCCGGTCTATCTTTCTGTGATGCCAGAGGAGGATACCAAGCTTCAGCGGAGAGCCAGGAAGCTGGGCAAGAGAGCGGAAGTTGAGCAAAAGAATGCTCCATGGGGACTGGCAACCGTTTCTCACCGATACCCCAATGCACTGGAATACAACTACAACGATGCCGCAGGGCGAGACACCTACGCGTACGTTGTAGATACTGGCGTTCGCCAAACTCATAATGAGTTTGATGGCGGCCGGGTCCTTCAAGGGTATACTGCATTTGATTCTCACGAAGATTCTTTTGGCCATGGAACCCACGTTGCTGGCACCATCGCCGGCAAGACATACGGCGTTGCCAAGGAGGCCAACATCATTGCCGTGAAGGTTTTCAACGGCAGTTCGTCAACCATGGAGATAACTCTCGGTGGGTTCAACTGGGCAGTCACGGACATTCTCAAGAACAACCGGACCGGCAGGGCCGTGATAAGCATGTCTTTCGGCGGTGGAGCCACTGAAGCTTTTAATACTGCTGTTGACAGAGCTTCAGCCCACGGTGTTGTGAGCGTCGCCTCTGCGGGTAACTCCTATGACGATTCTTCCTATTATTCCCCGGCCTCCGCCAAGAGTGCTATCTgtgttggtgccattggtCAATCTTGGTATATGGCAGACTTCTCCAACTTTGGCCCTAACAATGATATTTTTGGGCCTGGAGTTGGCGTTTTATCCTCCTGGATCGACGATGATAAATCGACGAGAAAGCTGTCCGGTACTTCCATGGCAGCTCCTCATATTTCAGGGCTTGTGctcaatgccatgtcagTGAATGGGATCACTGGTGTTGAGCCAGTTACGCAGCACCTCATCAAAACTGCTACGAGGAACAAGATTGAGGGTGGTGTTCACGGCTCCCCTAACTTGATTGGAAACAACAACGTTCCCGGCCAGTGGCAGTAG
- a CDS encoding haloacid dehalogenase (similar to Metarhizium robertsii ARSEF 23 XP_007817486.1), with protein MAKLSDYKVLTFDCYGTIIDWETGVLKALQPLLEVNNATFSRQELLKVYSECEAAQQAKTPDLAYHKLVTTIHPQVAAKLGLKEPSAEDNDSFGASVGQWPAFPDSVDALRRLSKHYKLVILSNVDRESFAKTNAGPLQGLPFDLIITAQDVGSYKPDLRNFEYMVGKVRDKFGVGKDHIIQTAQSQFHDHHPAKKMGIKSSWIVRPGALMGNRAEEIYDWKFDTLGDMADTVEANSGDR; from the coding sequence ATGGCCAAACTCTCCGACTACAAAGTCCTCACCTTTGACTGCTACGGCACTATCATAGACTGGGAAACCGGTGTTCTTAAAGCCCTCCAGCCGCTTCTAGAAGTCAACAATGCCACATTCTCTCGACAAGAGCTGCTCAAAGTGTACTCGGAATGCGAAGCCGCCCAGCAAGCAAAGACTCCAGACCTTGCTTACCACAAGCTTGTAACCACAATCCACCCGCAAGTCGCTGCAAAGCTCGGCCTCAAAGAGCCCAGTGCCGAGGACAACGACTCATTTGGTGCCTCTGTTGGCCAATGGCCTGCATTTCCTGATTCGGTAGATGCACTCCGCCGTCTTTCGAAACACTACAAACTCGTCATATTATCCAACGTGGACCGTGAGTCGTTTGCAAAGACCAATGCTGGGCCTCTGCAGGGTCTACCCTTTGATCTGATCATCACAGCCCAAGATGTTGGTAGCTACAAGCCAGATCTGCGTAATTTTGAGTACATGGTCGGCAAAGTAAGAGACAAGTTTGGCGTGGGGAAGGATCATATTATTCAGACCGCACAAAGTCAGTTCCACGATCATCATCCCGCAAAGAAGATGGGTATCAAGTCGAGTTGGATTGTACGCCCAGGAGCATTGATGGGTAATAGAGCAGAGGAGATTTACGATTGGAAATTTGACACTTTGGGAGATATGGCGGATACAGTTGAAGCAAATTCTGGGGATAGATGA